A window of the Desulfopila inferna genome harbors these coding sequences:
- a CDS encoding peroxiredoxin, with protein MMMVTKEAPGFTATAVLADNSFKEDFSLKDFRGKYVILFFYPLDFTFVCPSEILAFNTAFEEFEKHNCQLIGISVDSHYSHLAWKKTAVKDGGIGNIQYPLVADLDKSISLNYGVLLKEGVALRGLFLIDREGIIRHQVINDLPLGRSVNEALRLLHALQFTEQHGEVCPANWQKGEEAITPSAEGIAEYLTKHS; from the coding sequence ATGATGATGGTAACCAAGGAAGCACCAGGATTCACAGCTACTGCAGTACTTGCTGATAATAGCTTTAAGGAAGATTTTTCACTTAAGGATTTTCGTGGTAAGTATGTCATTCTCTTCTTCTATCCGCTCGATTTTACCTTTGTCTGCCCTTCTGAAATTCTGGCATTCAATACAGCGTTTGAGGAATTTGAAAAACATAATTGTCAATTGATAGGCATATCCGTTGACTCACATTATTCTCATCTCGCCTGGAAAAAAACCGCTGTCAAGGACGGAGGTATCGGCAATATACAATATCCATTGGTAGCCGACCTCGACAAATCGATCTCACTCAACTACGGCGTTCTTCTTAAGGAAGGAGTAGCTCTGAGAGGACTTTTCCTCATTGATCGCGAGGGCATTATCCGCCATCAGGTCATTAACGATTTGCCGCTGGGAAGGAGTGTCAATGAAGCTCTGCGGCTGTTGCATGCACTTCAGTTCACCGAACAACATGGTGAGGTGTGCCCGGCTAACTGGCAGAAAGGTGAAGAGGCTATCACACCTTCAGCAGAAGGAATCGCCGAATATCTGACCAAACATTCCTGA
- a CDS encoding ferritin: MLSEKMDVELNRQINAEMFSSYLYLSMSGWLESKGLTGFAIWMRAQAKEETFHAEKIYTYVHERGGRVILEAIDKPESEWDSPLHIFREALKHEEMISGMINDLVDLAIKEKDHASNNFLQWFIAEQVEEEANVGNVVDRLALIGDDSAGLFALDMEMAKRTFTEEEA; the protein is encoded by the coding sequence ATGTTAAGTGAAAAAATGGATGTTGAATTGAATCGCCAGATCAATGCAGAAATGTTTTCTTCCTATCTCTATCTTTCCATGAGCGGGTGGTTGGAATCGAAAGGTCTTACTGGGTTTGCCATCTGGATGCGGGCACAGGCAAAAGAGGAAACCTTTCATGCCGAAAAAATTTACACCTACGTCCATGAACGAGGTGGAAGGGTAATTCTTGAGGCAATTGACAAACCTGAATCCGAATGGGACTCTCCTCTTCATATTTTCAGGGAAGCCTTGAAGCATGAGGAGATGATATCAGGAATGATAAATGATCTTGTAGACTTAGCCATCAAAGAGAAAGATCATGCCTCTAACAATTTCCTGCAATGGTTTATTGCCGAACAGGTGGAAGAGGAAGCCAATGTAGGTAACGTCGTTGACAGGCTTGCCTTGATAGGAGATGATTCCGCAGGTCTTTTTGCCCTGGATATGGAAATGGCGAAAAGAACATTCACAGAAGAAGAAGCATAA
- a CDS encoding UbiA family prenyltransferase — protein MAVLSREGVFRKVILSVEISKVVLCLLVAFSSLFGYIFASQAISLEALSVFFAVFLLACGGASLNSYQERHHDRLMARTEKRPLVQSQLSNGHALLQSFLLITTGLISILLFFNVKVFSAALAGILIYNGIYTRMKSWSLYAIIPGAVCGAIPPYIGWLAAGGVGFSFHAALPILLLFFWQVPHVFLIVLNHKSDYSGGISPNILKMLSEEALRRISLPWITALATIMLTFTILPSSFNDGARTLIVVNAVLLLGIFYYPMLCAKSPNYRLLFIYLNFSLLFTMMIICLGSIV, from the coding sequence ATGGCAGTGCTTAGTCGTGAGGGAGTTTTCCGGAAAGTCATACTGAGTGTTGAAATCTCTAAGGTCGTGCTTTGCCTGTTGGTCGCTTTCTCTTCGCTGTTCGGGTATATATTTGCATCTCAGGCAATCTCCCTTGAGGCATTGTCCGTTTTCTTTGCAGTGTTTCTCTTGGCATGCGGCGGTGCATCTCTGAACTCCTATCAGGAGCGTCATCATGATCGTCTGATGGCAAGAACGGAAAAACGCCCGCTTGTTCAGAGCCAGCTGTCCAATGGGCATGCTCTTTTGCAGTCATTTTTGCTCATTACCACAGGACTCATAAGTATTCTCCTGTTTTTCAACGTCAAGGTTTTCAGTGCAGCCCTGGCCGGTATTCTTATCTATAATGGAATATATACCAGAATGAAATCCTGGTCTCTTTATGCTATTATTCCAGGTGCGGTCTGCGGGGCTATTCCTCCATATATCGGCTGGCTGGCAGCAGGGGGAGTAGGTTTTTCCTTCCATGCGGCTTTGCCGATCCTTCTTCTGTTTTTCTGGCAGGTGCCTCATGTTTTCCTGATTGTCCTCAACCATAAATCTGACTACAGCGGTGGTATTTCACCCAATATTCTGAAGATGTTGTCGGAGGAAGCCTTAAGACGTATATCTTTGCCGTGGATAACGGCACTTGCAACAATAATGCTTACATTTACGATATTACCGTCTTCATTCAACGATGGCGCAAGAACTCTGATAGTTGTCAATGCTGTGCTGCTGCTGGGAATTTTTTATTATCCCATGCTCTGCGCAAAAAGCCCCAACTACAGATTATTGTTCATCTACCTGAACTTTTCTCTTCTTTTTACGATGATGATTATCTGTCTTGGCAGCATAGTATAA